Proteins from a genomic interval of Procambarus clarkii isolate CNS0578487 chromosome 45, FALCON_Pclarkii_2.0, whole genome shotgun sequence:
- the LOC123770217 gene encoding uncharacterized protein has product MATRRPNLMFVVVVMVVVLEATTTASPAADTLMAVQETGHNNHQERDGKFLSLQFLPFVTVRVRPSECTLNSTNETGTCTSTNQCTAQGGKAEGPCGNGYGVCCSYYTKCGQTVSRNSTFLVNDNYPSATSAIDNCQYTIEKMNANVCQLRLDLVTLQLLGPNNMSQCDQDTFTVVGSGGANPSVICGVNDGQHMYLDLASGTGYARINIATTTAGFNRSWKIKVTQIPCASTSRVPPNCLQYYTDYSGTINSFNYQTAGTGKKLANQLYTACIKTKEGFCGIRYTGQQLHHVTTSYPGAPVTAAGQCSSDFLIIPTVAKNGTAGVSDRRCGTTFSDLTTFSEPFEIRVVTNGEDAPTDNNGGFSINYTQIPC; this is encoded by the exons ATGGCCACCAGGAGACCTAAtctgatgtttgtggtggtggtgatggtggtggtgcttgaggcTACTACCACAGCGTCTCCGGCAGCAGACACGCTTATGGCGGTGCAGGAGACTGGCCACAACAACCACCAAGAACGTGATGGCAAAT TTTTAAGCTTGCAGTTCTTACCGTTCGTAACGGTGCGAGTGCGGCCGAGTGAGTGTACCCTCAACTCCACCAATGAGACTGGGACCTGTACCTCAACCAACCAGTGTACCGCTCAAGGTGGAAAGGCCGAAGGACCCTGTGGCAACGGTTATGGTGTCTGTTGCTCAT ATTACACCAAGTGTGGTCAAACAGTGAGTCGGAACTCCACCTTCCTGGTCAACGACAACTACCCCAGCGCCACCAGTGCCATTGACAACTGCCAGTATACCATCGAGAAG atgAACGCCAACGTGTGCCAGCTGCGTCTGGACCTGGTCACGctacagctcctgggccccaacaACATGAGCCAGTGCGACCAAGACACCTTCACCGTGGTGGGGTCGGGTGGAGCCAACCCCAGCGTCATCTGTGGCGTCAACGACGGTCAACACA TGTACTTGGACCTGGCGAGCGGGACGGGGTACGCCAGGATcaacatcgccaccaccaccgcggGATTCAATCGCTCATGGAAAATCAAAGTCACGCAGATTCCCTGCGCCTCCACCAGCAGAG TGCCACCCAACTGTCTCCAGTACTACACCGACTACTCTGGCACCATCAATTCCTTTAATTACCAG ACAGCTGGGACGGGGAAGAAGCTGGCCAATCAGCTGTACACGGCGTGCATCAAGACCAAGGAAGGCTTCTGCGGCATCAGATACACAGGCCAACAACTTCACCATGTCACCACCAG CTACCCTGGCGCACCAGTTACCGCAGCTGGGCAGTGCAGCAGTGActtcctcatcatccccaccgtgGCCAAGAATGGCACCGCCGGCGTCTCTGACCGTCGCTGTGGCACCACCTTCTCTGACCTGACCA